Proteins from one Podospora pseudoanserina strain CBS 124.78 chromosome 1, whole genome shotgun sequence genomic window:
- a CDS encoding hypothetical protein (EggNog:ENOG503P3MZ) has translation MPSIFGRSGSGTPAGARAKTGKSIRGAIISAPIPIPSTVDDDEFPMRKPGSAKASTVTDEEFPIRRPGTGIATPLPLANEHSPSLDGKHERDHEKGSGDERDLPDEVVPVSSMLGDAVDKETGEIIPEAPSDPPPGPPSRLSTPAGAPPAPRTASTTPPNRTSPRGPSPQGISPSRVSPPRASPPARRATQPAISTQLRYSTISDAPSKNTTQSTVPQRKKSTLRSALGKLFGRGKKKQNVQDTSPTPIPEVEPVSSIQHRSDPTALGRPNHPPAKRSASLPISEFDRPLRSHSIGPDDIMAIESARNSMQLAGEGGLSVANPNNRRRAATTTSRMMFQQRLRNPEWGAGLSPRPASAQGRGGSSKEENHAVTHDPDEIGRAITSDSGHGLRRRSRSLSGLQDFANARPVTARRRSDEMRFWRQSYDPTGLMSPLSSNAPDIDDTGVVDVSAPDSPAVEVPPKTPPQPFNFGLLSKDMLGMKITHAANLDTRVGNLESRTRKLERVVTQLCHAVPGFRGPLGDTTPTPATSQNEPFPVQKKVSVQQPQFGFSTSTPPPTIPAIYNPIPPTPVQPSSSSRKSLETEDRDTHSLLSFGEAPTFIGSLHPPSSSATQAAQSLTVAAPPPPPPPPLPPTPIPSRPIEETITQLKAELASERAARRDLESQVRKLSERLNTLSSTVFAMVRSPSESRSQERLIAPAASSSSLSTGSPLLLPNSLKGTPTTRAKSHVPAVTQQGQEQLSVFDDDDDDDDDDDEEEEEEEKDFQTPMEVVKYGAFGEELKDHGVVGEEGGDGEGEWGGNLDGDGGGEENKRRKAARTLSLSQLTLGRGGGRGQV, from the exons ATGCCGAGCATATTCGGAAGGTCTGGCTCCGGCACTCCGGCCGGGGCCCGTGCCAAGACCGGGAAGTCGATCCGGGGTGCCATCATCTCGGCCCCGATCCCGATACCCAGCACtgtcgatgatgacgagTTCCCCATGCGCAAACCCGGATCTGCAAAGGCATCGACAGTCACCGACGAAGAGTTTCCGATTAGGAGACCGGGAACAGGAATTGCCACGCCTTTACCCCTGGCTAATGAGCATTCGCCATCATTGGACGGGAAGCACGAGCGCGACCATGAAAAGGGAAGCGGAGACGAGAGGGATCTTCCAGACGAGGTGGTTCCCGTATCCTCCATGTTGGGCGACGCTGTCGACAAAGAGACTGGCGAGATCATTCCCGAAGCGCCGTCAGATCCACCACCTGGGCCTCCGTCTCGCTTGAGTACTCCGGCCGGGGCGCCGCCGGCACCACGAACTGCGTCCACAACGCCACCAAATCGCACCTCACCGCGAGGACCTTCGCCGCAAGGGATTTCGCCATCTAGAGTGTCACCGCCGagggcatcaccaccggcaaGAAGAGCAACACAGCCAGCAATCAGCACGCAGCTCAGGTACTCGACCATCAGTGATGCGCCTAGCAAAAACACCACTCAAAGCACTGTGCCGCAGCGGAAGAAATCCACGCTGCGGTCGGCTTTGGGAAAGCTATTTGGCCgtggcaagaagaagcaaaatgTTCAGGACACCAGCCCTACGCCGATCCCGGAAGTTGAGCCTGTCAGCTCGATACAGCATAGAAGT GATCCAACTGCACTCGGCAGGCCAAATCACCCACCAGCAAAGCGCTCAGCTTCACTTCCCATCAGCGAGTTCGACCGGCCCCTGAGGTCACATTCTATCGGCCCTGACGACATCATGGCCATTGAGAGTGCACGAAACTCGATGCAGTTggcaggagagggtggtttATCTGTTGCAAACCCGAATAATCGTCGCAGAGCTGCAACGACGACCAGCCGGATGATGTTCCAGCAGCGTTTGCGCAACCCAGAATGGGGAGCCGGTCTATCACCACGACCTGCGAGTGCTCAAGGACGGGGTGGAAGTAGCAAGGAGGAAAACCACGCCGTTACGCACGATCCGGATGAAATCGGGCGTGCCATCACCAGTGATAGCGGCCACGGTCTGCGGCGGCGGTCTAGGAGCTTGTCTGGTCTTCAGGACTTTGCCAATGCCCGACCTGTGACGGCCCGGAGACGAAGTGATGAGATGCGTTTCTGGCGGCAGTCATACGACCCAACCGGTCTCATGTCACCATTATCATCCAATGCCCCTGACATTGACGACACAGGCGTGGTGGATGTCAGCGCCCCAGACAGCCCAGCAGTCGAAGTGCCACCAAAAACACCGCCGCAGCCCTTCAATTTTGGTCTGCTGTCCAAAGACATGCTCGGCATGAAGATAACCCATGCTGCCAACTTGGACACCCGAGTCGGAAACCTCGAGTCCCGAACTCGCAAGCTGGAGAGGGTAGTCACCCAGCTCTGTCACGCCGTCCCCGGATTCAGAGGTCCCCTAGGCGAtaccactcccactcctgcAACGTCACAAAACGAACCCTTCCCAGTCCAAAAGAAGGTCTCGGTCCAGCAACCCCAATTCGGCTTTTCCACCTCgacacccccaccaacgATACCAGCCATCTACAATCCCATTCCCCCAACGCCCGTccaaccaagcagcagctccCGCAAGTCACTAGAAACCGAAGACAGGGACACTCACTCCCTTTTATCCTTTGGCGAAGCACCCACCTTTATCGGCTCCCTCCACCCGCCGTCCTCGTCGGCAACCCAAGCCGCCCAGTCTTTGACCGTCGCCgccccac caccaccaccaccaccaccactaccaccaacccccatcccttcccGACCAATAGAAGAAACCATTACGCAACTCAAAGCCGAACTAGCATCTGAACGCGCCGCCCGTCGAGACCTCGAGTCTCAAGTGAGGAAACTTTCCGAACGGCTGAATACCCTGTCTTCGACTGTCTTCGCCATGGTGCGCAGCCCGTCCGAGTCACGGTCTCAGGAGCGGCTGATTGCGCCGGCTGCGTCGAGTAGTAGTTTGAGTACTGGGTCTccgttgctgttgccgaATAGTCTGAAGGGGACGCCGACGACAAGGGCAAAGTCGCACGTTCCTGCTGTTACGCAGCAGGGGCAGGAGCAGTTGAGtgtttttgatgatgatgatgatgatgatgatgatgatgatgaggaggaggaggaggaggaaaaggactTTCAGACTCCGATGGAGGTGGTCAAGTACGGggcttttggggaggagttgaaggatcatggggttgttggggaagaagggggagatggggagggggagtggggagggaatttggatggggatgggggtggggaggagaataagaggaggaaggcggcgaggacgtTGAGTTTGAGTCAGTTGactttggggaggggaggggggagggggcaggtTTGA
- the taf2 gene encoding Transcription initiation factor TFIID subunit 2 (MEROPS:MER0026493; EggNog:ENOG503NWBS; COG:K; BUSCO:EOG09260289), protein MSLTVEKGAAGDLTLGGDDLPPPPVAALPFVVLKQHVAIEVDLQNKSVHGVSTMVIFPIEPDLEEIQLDARQCDIDIDNITVNGFKTKASYSDPYDLMQVPREYQIGAPQHHIMSRRMQPLRPLKRPEVPNSDRTALPCCVPADGSLKVSLKREYLSEPPAKARQMPELARAKNEAAASGMEQSEAHSYKIAIPFRSKNIRDGLHFVGVDEGDKRYPHVYTRHSLEPGAVSCIFPCVDDPGSRHPWELSIKCPRTLGDVFEQSAALPQPSTSLVSNGNRKRKQGEDPAPPPPASRLLEEDKMLEMTVVCSGNLTGERIDPLDDKKKIMTFESSIAAAQHIAFAIGPFEHIQLWSEFRTEEADEKLGANAAKIHGYCLPGRAEEVLHTCQPIVAAADYFAPEFGRYPFDSYKVVFVEDMVQDTVSGTSISLCSTRLLYPEDIIEVETEVTRKLVHALASQYFGVYIVPNRRSDYWLIIGIQWFMTDLFMKTICGNNWYRFHMKTLSDKLVEQDVSRPSLHDLGEHLHIGDFEQEFMALKAPLVLFILDQRMSKMTGSTGIVRVISKIVSTANIDTRNETTWLSAEPFRTACEKMSTYRPDELWAQWIHSAGCPKLDIKQKFNKKNLNVDITVEQRQSKDTAKEITKEDFYRELVELRHDVWAGSVPKHFTGPFSVRIQEADGTPYEHYMAISDKDKVSTNWQIAYNTKYKRMKRTKKATAAAAANSAADKDLQEDDVVYYNALGDVLQTEKDVQDWGLQDWSQATQAQMDQESYEWIRLDCNFEWLCSMKTDMPPYMIVAQLQQDRDVVAQQDSMLYLRRASRPSGVVSTIETRTAMDRRYYYGIRCMAIEDLPKMADPELNYIGKAHLILIFRHFFCDRMVGKNGAVTFPPMPNDFSDKAQYHVQCAMVSAIAKTRENGRCSKDARNFLLDLLLFNDNSENDYSDHPYVACLLQALTTSLIPKKVDGDRDLLSSLNVHDEADAEFKRFIEKTIEEIDKYRRMDEWTSSYQNIWTTAALECKMRLMKAKVIPVAPLEFIQYLQDDNIDLVRIKAFECLVELGLLSKPAIMKLLLSSVSTDPSPFVRDRLFKVLCKGMAAIALGESKAQQVDQQQAIVEDDGFVIEQGEAEIQQRKLDANRNQSIQNALAALKEELKGNEDLQLVVWKAVNSTWISAKEKFNLLDLCFAMFEPEDNLLLTFKYPKVWKATREINAPPLVNGRPDPSRVTKKQCIIRFTTEYRTEPRQKLVLEPPPPPPPEPVIKPPEPKKIKLSTKPSFSGASVSRQPSFSGPSASRPGTPGPLTLPSVPSDSIAVMPRAAVAQVVNTPATPRPSASVVSDSIAVQRVSVLLGNPSTPRNATPPPAPSSAAPKPATNGAKPPAEKRPKPSAKKRKSDEADDLVRPKKIKTENGKPSKIVTLPFTQWDRLPEKTKRQMREVKAAAAANNNNNNNNNKPSSSGSGPASSFSSTIVAKRPAILGGVGSSSGGGGGGSGLHKVSSSAHSSSSVRGRTPTVGGRGSTPILLSRGSPAPTSSSRASPAPGMRTGTPGLLSAAPKQRKPLPSGAPQHHAPVAKTSSGNGSGSVETPPMKKKSVIKLKVRATPNQASPPPPAGGQR, encoded by the coding sequence ATGTCTCTCACGGTTGAAAAAGGCGCCGCGGGTGACCTCACACTTGGAGGAGACGAtctgccgccaccaccagttGCGGCTCTCCCATTTGTCGTGCTCAAGCAGCACGTTGCGATCGAGGTCGATCTCCAGAACAAGAGCGTCCATGGAGTATCTACGATGGTCATCTTCCCTATCGAGCCGGACCTCGAAGAAATTCAACTGGATGCTCGTCAGTGCGATATTGATATCGACAATATCACCGTTAATGGCTTCAAAACCAAGGCATCATATTCAGACCCCTACGACCTCATGCAGGTTCCTCGCGAGTACCAAATCGGCgccccacaacaccacatcaTGTCACGGCGAATGCAGCCTCTGCGACCGCTGAAGAGACCCGAGGTCCCAAACAGCGACCGGACTGCTTTGCCATGTTGCGTCCCCGCCGATGGATCCCTCAAGGTGTCGTTGAAACGCGAGTATCTGTCGGAGCCGCCCGCCAAAGCCCGACAAATGCCCGAGCTTGCACGGGCAAAGAACGAGGCAGCCGCTTCGGGAATGGAGCAGTCTGAGGCTCATAGTTATAAGATCGCTATACCTTTCCGTTCGAAAAATATCCGGGATGGCCTGCATTTCGTCGGCGTCGACGAGGGAGACAAGAGATATCCGCATGTCTATACCCGACACTCTCTGGAGCCCGGCGCTGTTTCCTGCATCTTCCCATGCGTGGATGACCCGGGGTCGAGACATCCTTGGGAGTTGTCCATCAAGTGCCCGCGAACTTTGGGTGATGTCTTTGAGCAGTCAGCTGCCCTCCCTCAGCCATCAACGAGTCTGGTCTCGAATGGCAACAGGAAGAGAAAACAAGGGGAGGATCcggcgccgccaccaccagcttctAGGCTgctcgaggaggacaagatgCTGGAGATGACCGTAGTCTGCTCTGGCAATCTTACGGGCGAACGGATTGATCCTCTggatgacaagaagaagattatGACCTTCGAGTCCTCGATAGCGGCCGCCCAGCACATCGCCTTTGCCATCGGGCCGTTTGAGCACATCCAGCTTTGGTCCGAGTTCAGAACGGAAGAGGCAGACGAGAAGCTTGGAGCCAACGCGGCCAAGATTCACGGATACTGTCTCCCAGGCCGTGCTGAAGAGGTTCTTCATACCTGCCAGCCTATCGTGGCTGCGGCTGACTACTTTGCGCCCGAGTTTGGACGCTATCCATTCGATAGTTACAAGGTCGTCTTTGTGGAGGACATGGTTCAAGACACGGTCTCAGGAACCTCAATATCGCTCTGCAGCACACGACTTCTCTATCCCGAGGACATCATTGAGGTGGAGACTGAAGTTACTCGGAAGCTGGTCCATGCTCTGGCTAGCCAGTACTTTGGAGTTTACATCGTCCCAAACCGGCGTTCGGACTACTGGTTGATTATCGGCATCCAATGGTTCATGACGGACCTTTTCATGAAAACGATATGCGGTAATAACTGGTACCGGTTTCACATGAAGACGCTGTCCGACAAGTTGGTGGAGCAAGATGTTAGTCGCCCTTCGCTCCACGATCTTGGCGAGCACCTTCACATTGGCGACTTTGAACAAGAGTTCATGGCCCTCAAAGCTCCGTTGgttctcttcatcctcgatCAACGGATGTCCAAGATGACAGGATCGACAGGCATCGTCCGTGTGATCTCCAAGATCGTTTCCACGGCGAACATTGACACCAGGAATGAGACTACATGGTTGTCTGCCGAGCCGTTCCGGACAGCTTGTGAAAAGATGAGCACGTACCGGCCTGACGAGCTCTGGGCCCAGTGGATCCACAGCGCCGGCTGTCCCAAGCTCGATATCAAGCAGAAgttcaacaagaagaacCTGAATGTTGATATCACCGTTGAACAGAGGCAGAGCAAAGATACCGCCAAGGAGATCACCAAAGAAGATTTCTACCGCGAGCTGGTGGAGTTGAGGCATGATGTGTGGGCTGGATCGGTTCCCAAGCATTTCACTGGACCGTTTTCCGTGCGAATTCAAGAGGCCGATGGTACTCCATATGAGCACTATATGGCCATCTCTGATAAGGACAAGGTCTCCACCAACTGGCAGATCGCCTACAACACCAAGTACAAACGGATGAAGCGTACCAAGAAAGCCACTGCGGCAGCTGCGGCCAACTCAGCTGCTGACAAGGACCTCCAGGAGGACGACGTTGTTTATTACAATGCTCTGGGCGACGTCCTCCAGACGGAAAAGGATGTGCAAGACTGGGGCCTTCAGGACTGGTCGCAAGCTACACAGGCTCAGATGGATCAGGAATCCTATGAGTGGATCAGACTGGACTGCAACTTTGAGTGGCTCTGTTCCATGAAGACGGACATGCCTCCGTACATGATTGTTGCTCAGCTGCAGCAGGACAGGGATGTGGTCGCCCAGCAGGATTCAATGCTCTACCTCCGCAGAGCTTCGAGGCCCAGCGGTGTTGTCTCTACGATTGAGACTCGGACGGCTATGGACCGTCGGTATTACTACGGGATACGCTGCatggccatcgaggatcTTCCAAAGATGGCTGATCCGGAGCTGAACTACATCGGCAAGGCTCActtgatcttgatcttcCGGCACTTCTTTTGCGACCGCATGGTCGGGAAGAACGGGGCGGTTACCTTCCCGCCTATGCCGAATGATTTCAGCGACAAGGCGCAGTATCACGTCCAGTGTGCTATGGTCTCGGCCATTGCGAAGACGAGGGAGAACGGCCGGTGCTCAAAGGACGCGCGGAACTTTTTGCTCGACTTGCTCCTCTTCAACGACAATTCTGAGAACGACTACTCGGATCATCCCTATGTGGCGTGTCTACTACAAGCCCTGACTACGTCCCTGATCCCTAAGAAGGTCGATGGTGATCGTGATCTGCTGTCATCGTTGAACGTTCACGATGAAGCGGACGCGGAGTTCAAGCGCTTCATCGAGAAGACGATTGAGGAAATCGACAAGTATCGCCGTATGGACGAGTGGACCTCATCCTATCAGAACATCTGGACGACCGCCGCTCTGGAGTGCAAGATGCGACTCATGAAGGCCAAGGTTATCCCGGTCGCCCCGCTCGAGTTCATTCAGTATCTGCAAGACGACAACATCGACCTCGTCCGCATCAAGGCTTTCGAGTGCCTTGTTGAGCTCGGTCTGCTGTCCAAACCGGCCATAATGAAGCTGTTGCTATCCAGCGTCTCGACAGACCCCTCGCCGTTTGTCCGAGACCGGTTGTTCAAGGTTCTCTGCAAGGGCATGGCCGCCATTGCCCTCGGTGAGAGCAAGGCCCAGCAGGTCGACCAACAACAGGCCATCGTCGAGGACGACGGTTTTGTCATCGAGCAGGGCGAGGCCGAAATTCAGCAGAGAAAGCTTGATGCCAACCGCAACCAGAGTATTCAGAATGCCCTCGCCGCTCTCAAAGAGGAACTCAAGGGGAACGAGGACCTGCAGCTGGTTGTCTGGAAGGCTGTCAACTCTACATGGATCAGTGCCAAGGAGAAGTTCAACCTTCTAGATCTTTGCTTTGCCATGTTCGAACCGGAGGATAACCTCCTTTTGACTTTTAAGTATCCCAAGGTCTGGAAAGCTACGCGCGAGATCAATGCTCCTCCGTTGGTTAATGGGCGACCAGATCCCTCTCGGGTCACCAAGAAGCAATGCATCATTCGCTTCACGACCGAATACCGCACCGAGCCTCGACAGAAGCTTGTCCTTgaacccccacctcctccgccgcccgaGCCAGTCATCAAACCACCAGAACCCAAGAAGATCAAACTTAGTACGAAGCCTTCTTTCAGCGGTGCCTCTGTCAGTAGACAACCTTCCTTCAGTGGACCTTCCGCTAGTAGACCTGGTACTCCGGGTCCGCTCACCCTGCCCAGCGTACCAAGCGACTCTATTGCGGTCATGCCTCGTGCGGCTGTGGCTCAAGTGGTTAATACCCCAGCCACACCACGCCCGTCGGCCTCAGTCGTTTCCGACTCTATCGCGGTCCAGCGTGTTTCTgttctcctcggcaaccCGTCTACCCCAAGGAatgccacaccaccacctgctccGTCGTCTGCTGCTCCAAAACCAGCCACAAACGGTGCCAAACCTCCCGCCGAGAAGCGCCCCAAGCCTTCggccaagaagcgcaagagTGACGAAGCCGACGACCTTGTCCGACcaaagaagatcaagaccgAGAATGGCAAGCCAAGCAAAATCGTCACGCTTCCGTTCACACAGTGGGATCGACTTCCCGAAAAGACAAAACGGCAAATGCGGGAAGTCAAGGCTGCAGCTgcggccaacaacaacaacaacaacaacaacaacaaaccatCATCCTCAGGATCCGGACCAGcctcgtccttctcctcaacgATCGTGGCTAAGCGCCCTGCAATCCTTGGTGGagttggcagcagcagtggtggtggtggaggtggtagCGGACTTCATAAGGTGTCGTCTTCTGCTcattcgtcgtcgtctgtgCGTGGTCGTACCCCTACGGTGGGCGGTCGTGGGTCGACGCCGATTTTGCTGAGCAGGGGGAGCCCGGCGCCGACGAGCTCGTCGAGGGCTAGTCCTGCCCCGGGGATGAGGACGGGGACGCCGGGGTTGCTGAGTGCTGCGCCGAAGCAGAGGAAGCCTTTGCCTAGTGGGGCGCCGCAGCATCACGCTCCTGTTGCGAAGACGTCGTCGGGGaatgggagtgggagtgttGAGACCCCgccgatgaagaagaagagtgttATCAAGTTGAAGGTTAGGGCTACGCCTAATCAggcttcccctcctcctccggctggGGGGCAGAGGTAG